A genomic region of Tigriopus californicus strain San Diego chromosome 1, Tcal_SD_v2.1, whole genome shotgun sequence contains the following coding sequences:
- the LOC131885197 gene encoding glutamate receptor ionotropic, NMDA 2A-like, which translates to MMFGGILGTNGAIHRPRLCLLVWFFASIVCPSHGIDLNSRHGSKNGVRTRFGFGRHDAQDRSNISVAVVLPYSTFMEREYNKQILKASMGLSGMRFLDQFVVAPYLDMVQPIPAPTEVLQKICDNFLANNTAVILYFTHSENYGRDSMASQYFMQLSQYVGLPLISWNADNSAFEHAASSDRLQLQLAPTIKHQAAAILTLLERYGWNYFSIVTGEIAGHHNFQQVLRELVLHRPEGHSKKVILDTVVFKEASDLSVLARSEARVFILYSTNIEAISIMKEARRLRLTRKAYVWIVTQSVIGSSLDAPREFPVGMLGVHFNTDRATMTRQVKPAMDVLAHALDRLVTDPNLSETEKMAVIHSNISCDGRGQAKWAKGELLYQLLRNVSILDGKRDSREPALEFNKDGSRKAVELKIVNLQPEAGDLENSRWEEIGVWKSWTKPARSLDDNPPKLDTDHNTKNSNNNNNNNNKSNSYSTPSSVKNEKLARAKLDERLTFGGGLDIKDIVWPGMALKPPEGIPEKRFIRVSFLEEDPYVLLTPPTTCGTNKGVVCQMVDYSELIGVNTTEEKSKVNSTMFQCCSGFCVDLLLKFAHDLSFDFHMVRVRDGNWGGVANGKWNGLVAELINHETDIVMTSLKINSGREKVIDFSVPFLDTGITILVAKRTGIISPTAFLEPFDTASWMLVALVAIQVAAGCIFFFEWLSPAGYNMKFQVQSDQGRFSFLRTLWLVWAVLFQAAVNVDCPRGYTARFMAHVWAMFALIFLAIYTANLAAFMITREEFTNLSGLEDRRLTNPQSTKPPFRFGTIPNGATDYVLKNNFPEMHSYMKQFNRSTVKEGFKSIKTDQLDAFIYDATVLEYLVGQDDECNILTVGSWYAMTGYGVAFPKGSKWVPLFNEYLMSYRENGDLERMQRFWFTGACEPKKRRRTSSKPLALAQFTSAFILLGLGIILSGVLLLCEHGYFKYLRPHMSEFRRKDWISLISLSVADSLKDGNKVFRSPKLKSHSLPDQGCKQRISGAQHDLTSAKERIKLLEGQLQHLRSRLPLQRQSSQPSVMSDDHALDCVSSEQEDFELSCEDRDWRLQISTEQLLKQMPRLRKLKGNGANEFETVL; encoded by the exons ATGATGTTTGGGGGCATTCTCGGAACTAATGGGGCTATCCACCGGCCTCGATTGTGTTTactggtttggttttttgcgTCCATTGTTTGCCCATCTCATGGCATCGATCTTAACTCGAGGCATGGGTCCAAGAATGGGGTTCGCACTAGATTCGGCTTCGGCCGCCACGACGCCCAGGATCGTTCCAACATCAGTGTGGCGGTAGTCTTACCTTATTCGACGTTCATGGAGCGGGAGTATAACAAACAAATCCTCAAGGCATCCATGGGATTATCGGGTATGAGATTCCTGGACCAATTCGTCGTTGCCCCGTACTTGGACATGGTGCAGCCCATTCCGGCACCCACGGAAGTTCTTCAAAAGATCTGCGACAATTTCTTGGCCAATAACACAGCCGTTATTCTATATTTCACCCATAGCGAGAACTATGGCCGAGATTCGATGGCCAGCCAATACTTTATGCAATTGTCTCAGTACGTGGGgttgcctttgatttcatgGAACGCGGATAACTCTGCTTTTGAACACGCGGCCAGCAGCGACCGCTTGCAATTGCAACTAGCTCCCACGATCAAGCACCAAGCCGCGGCCATTTTGACGCTCTTGGAGCGATATGGGTGGAACTATTTCTCCATAGTGACGGGCGAAATCGCTGGACATCACAACTTTCAGCAG GTATTACGAGAACTGGTCTTGCATCGCCCGGAGGGTCACTCAAAGAAAGTGATACTCGACACCGTTGTGTTCAAGGAAGCCTCTGATTTATCGGTTCTAGCCCGCTCTGAGGCCCGAGTGTTTATTCTGTACAGCACGAACATCGAAGCCATTTCCATCATGAAGGAGGCCCGCCGTCTCCGACTCACGAGAAAGGCATATGTTTGGATAGTGACTCAATCTGTCATCGGGAGCTCCCTTGACGCGCCCAGAGAGTTCCCTGTCGGAATGTTAGGGGTTCACTTTAATACGGATAGGGCCACCATGACAAGACAAGTCAAACCTGCCATGGATGTCCTGGCCCACGCTCTCGATCGCCTCGTCACCGATCCCAATCTGAGTGAGACCGAGAAGATGGCTGTCATTCACTCCAACATCTCGTGTGATGGGCGAGGTCAAGCCAAATGGGCCAAAGGAGAGCTTCTCTACCAGTTGTTGAGGAATGTCAGCATCTTGGACGGCAAAAGGGATAGTCGAGAACCCGCGCTCGAGTTCAACAAGGACGGGTCCAGGAAGGCtgtggaattgaaaattgtcaatttgCAACCAGAGGCCGGGGATTTGGAGAACAGCCGATGGGAGGAGATTGGGGTCTGGAAATCATGGACCAAGCCGGCCAGGTCTTTGGATGACAACCCACCGAAACTTGACACTGATCACAATACcaaaaacagcaacaacaacaacaacaacaacaacaaaagcaacagcTATTCCACTCCAAGTTCGGTGAAAAACGAGAAACTTGCCAGAGCCAAATTGGACGAGAGGCTCACATTTGGAGGTGGACTTGACATCAAGGACATTGTGTGGCCAGGGATGGCTCTCAAACCCCCTGAAGGCATTCCAGAAAAGCGATTCATTCGAGTCTCATTTCTAGAAGAAGATCCATACGTGCTCCTCACGCCCCCGACGACATGCGGAACAAACAAGGGTGTCGTATGTCAAATGGTCGACTATTCCGAGTTGATTGGGGTCAACACCACCGAGGAAAAGAGTAAAGTGAACTCAACCATGTTCCAGTGTTGCTCTGGGTTCTGTGTGGATTTGCTCCTCAAATTCGCCCACGATCTTAGCTTCGATTTCCACATGGTTCGAGTTCGCGATGGCAATTGGGGCGGAGTTGCCAATGGGAAATGGAACGGACTTGTGGCCGAGCTAATCAATCACGAAACCGACATAGTCATGACTTCGCTGAAAATCAACTCTGGTCGTGAAAAAGTGATCGATTTCTCTGTGCCATTTCTCGACACCGGGATCACGATCCTGGTGGCCAAGCGAACCGGCATCATCTCGCCCACAGCGTTTTTGGAACCTTTCGACACGGCCAGCTGGATGCTCGTGGCCTTGGTGGCCATTCAGGTGGCGGCAGGATGTATCTTCTTTTTTGAGTGGCTCTCTCCAGCTGGTTACAACATGAAG TTTCAGGTTCAGTCGGATCAGGGCCGATTTTCATTTCTCCGGACGTTGTGGCTGGTTTGGGCAGTCTTGTTCCAAGCCGCTGTGAATGTGGATTGCCCCCGAGGATATACGGCCAGATTCATGGCCCATGTTTGGGCCATGTTTGCCCTTATCTTCTTGGCCATCTATACTGCCAACTTAGCTGCATTTATGATCACTCGAGAGGAATTCACCAACTTATCCGGACTAGAGGACAGACGCCTTACGAATCCACAATCCACGAAGCCACCCTTTCGTTTTGGAACAATCCCCAACGGAGCCACAGATTACGTCCTCAAGAACAATTTCCCCGAAATGCACTCCTACATGAAACA GTTCAACCGCAGCACGGTGAAAGAGGGCTTCAAGTCCATTAAGACCGATCAATTGGACGCCTTCATCTACGACGCCACTGTTCTGGAATATCTCGTCGGTCAAGACGATGAATGCAATATCCTGACCGTGGGCTCGTGGTACGCCATGACCGGCTACGGCGTAGCCTTTCCCAAAGGATCCAAATGGGTGCCCCTCTTCAATGAGTACCTCATGAGCTACCGAGAAAACGGTGATTTGGAACGCATGCAGAGATTTTGGTTCACGGGAGCCTGCGAACCCAAAAAGCGAAGACGAACCTCGAGTAAGCCATTAGCTCTGGCCCAATTCACATCCGCGTTTATCCTGCTGGGACTCGGCATCATTCTATCTGGAGTGCTCCTTCTTTGTGAACACGGCTATTTCAAATATCTGAGACCACATATGAGTGAATTTCGTCGAAAGGACTGGATTTCCCTCATCAGCTTGAGCGTGGCCGACAGTCTAAAGGACGGGAACAAGGTCTTCCGCTCACCAAAGCTCAAAAGCCATAGTCTGCCAGATCAAGGGTGCAAGCAACGAATCTCAGGGGCTCAGCACGATTTGACCTCCGCCAAAGAGCGAATCAAGCTCCTCGAAGGGCAATTGCAACATCTCCGATCCAGATTGCCGCTTCAAAGGCAATCCAGCCAGCCATCAGTGATGAGTGACGACCACGCTCTGGATTGCGTTTCTTCGGAGCAGGAAGACTTTGAACTGTCGTGCGAAGATCGGGATTGGCGTTTGCAAATATCCACTGAGCAATTACTCAAACAAATGCCTCGTCTTAGAAAGCTCAAGGGTAATGGagccaatgaatttgaaactgTTCTCTGA
- the LOC131885311 gene encoding tetratricopeptide repeat protein 32-like — protein MSAMEPILEGLTVESERLYKEHKFKEVEEMFSTFLKEAVGEKPEIRAQALNNRGHAKYMQVKFDEALVDYEESIVLAKTIPATFYNRATIKFRMGKFDEALPDFEEAATQAPQNEEFQEGLAKCRSAAKE, from the coding sequence ATGAGCGCCATGGAGCCCATCTTAGAGGGCCTCACCGTCGAGTCCGAACGGCTCTACAAGGAACACAAATTCAAAGAAGTCGAGGAGATGTTCTCCACCTTCCTCAAGGAGGCCGTAGGGGAGAAGCCCGAGATCCGCGCCCAAGCCCTCAACAACCGGGGACACGCCAAATACATGCAAGTCAAATTCGACGAGGCGCTTGTGGATTACGAGGAGTCCATTGTGCTCGCTAAAACCATTCCCGCCACCTTTTACAATCGGGCCACCATCAAGTTTCGGATGGGCAAGTTCGACGAGGCCTTGCCCGACTTCGAGGAGGCCGCCACTCAAGCGCCTCAGAATGAAGAGTTCCAAGAGGGCTTGGCCAAGTGTCGGAGCGCGGCCAAAGAATAG
- the LOC131885265 gene encoding gastrula zinc finger protein XlCGF26.1-like, with protein sequence MDPTLVYDASDTLALFQPMRSFSRDGKSPDLACPPNVKIWAGSSPTPITAHRLILGSVSQFLHSLLLSSAPWDSSSCFILPDYEPIIVQSVLELLYCGSAVISMSQNSQILQCLDMLGVKCEQLSYIGLNDREANDESKSRDCAEPWLTYKCTECGKTLKSRRNFDNHMALHHPMKLKCHKCPEKFLSPNRLRYHMQSVHLNLAFACSICTKAFRRKIEATSHFKKYHPGEAFQSNVSIIRTKTTALTKRSTTSQATKPGVKTLGNKCSDTEETKHTVAKRFPCSTCQKPFNTRWALNRHMLTHNKSLSRKMYLCQTCGQSFDRYDPYYHHKLRHAPTQDLPTCSTCEKPFANAASLRNHMKGVHGEGDNQSFDCPICGKVFTYKANLKVHTYQHKGEKPFLCEICQARFLRREQLQNHQKIHERQDFDSIDELVDHFNDFKRSVINEPDS encoded by the coding sequence ATGGATCCTACTTTGGTCTATGATGCAAGCGACACTCTGGCCTTGTTTCAGCCCATGCGATCATTCAGTCGAGATGGGAAGTCTCCAGATTTAGCCTGCCCACCCAACGTCAAAATCTGGGCTGGATCATCTCCAACTCCTATAACCGCCCATCGATTGATCCTGGGTTCCGTGTCCCAATTTCTTCACTCACTTCTCCTTAGTTCAGCTCCTTGGGATTCGTCTTCGTGTTTTATTCTACCAGACTACGAGCCAATTATTGTGCAATCCGTTCTTGAGTTGTTGTATTGTGGGTCTGCAGTCATCAGTATGAGCCAGAATTCGCAAATTCTCCAATGTCTTGACATGTTAGGTGTCAAATGCGAGCAGTTGTCTTACATTGGTCTAAATGACAGAGAAGCCAATGACGAATCAAAGAGCCGTGATTGCGCTGAGCCTTGGCTTACCTATAAATGTACAGAATGCGGGAAGACCCTCAAATCTCGTCGGAACTTTGATAACCATATGGCTTTGCATCATCCCATGAAATTGAAGTGTCATAAGTGCCCTGAAAAGTTTCTTTCTCCTAATCGACTGCGCTATCATATGCAATCCgtgcatttgaatttggccTTCGCATGCTCTATTTGTACCAAAGCTTTTCGGAGGAAAATTGAAGCCACatcccatttcaaaaagtatcaCCCAGGAGAGGCTTTTCAATCAAACGTATCCATCATTCGAACGAAGACAACCGCCCTAACAAAAAGGAGCACGACCTCCCAAGCCACAAAACCGGGAGTCAAAACCCTTGGAAACAAATGTTCGGACACCGAGGAGACGAAACATACGGTCGCAAAGCGTTTTCCTTGCAGTACTTGTCAAAAGCCGTTCAATACGCGATGGGCCCTAAATCGGCATATGCTGACCCACAATAAATCGTTGAGTAGAAAGATGTATTTGTGCCAGACGTGTGGGCAATCATTTGACCGATATGATCCTTATTACCACCACAAACTTCGACACGCACCCACTCAAGATTTACCTACCTGTTCCACATGTGAAAAGCCATTTGCGAATGCTGCGTCTTTGCGGAATCATATGAAGGGCGTCCATGGCGAGGGCGACAACCAATCATTCGATTGCCCGATTTGTGGGAAAGTGTTCACTTACAAGGCCAATCTGAAGGTGCATACCTATCAGCATAAGGGAGAGAAACCCTTTCTCTGCGAGATTTGTCAAGCTCGTTTCTTACGAAGGGAACAACTTCAGAACCATCAAAAGATCCATGAAAGACAAGATTTTGATAGCATCGACGAGCTGGTGgaccatttcaatgattttaagCGGTCTGTCATCAACGAACCTGACTCATGA